The Ananas comosus cultivar F153 linkage group 7, ASM154086v1, whole genome shotgun sequence genome has a window encoding:
- the LOC109712506 gene encoding uncharacterized protein LOC109712506 codes for MAHGLLPSLLSLPFFFLVSLALTHSLELKELKVGNELEGESLPLNMGHRVYKVTGLKKSVWYEVKISYPASIPASFSIQLKREAPELWLNKNRRLLNTEKLIFKADSFDLVYVQVTVETAGVVAQPNSHEREVILFNIVCDELVLGIPHNAWWVGTAAILCLAFAALIPHFLPLDQWLKYKSSQSNGGELAKVS; via the exons ATGGCCCATGGATTGCTGCCTAGTCTGCTCTCTCTTCCGTTCTTTTTCCTTGTCTCTCTGGCTCTCACTCATAG CTTGGAATTAAAGGAACTAAAAGTTGGAAATGAGCTTGAGGGAGAAAGTCTCCCGTTAAATATGGGCCATCGTGTTTATAAAGTAACAGGTCTCAAGAAATCAGTTTGGTATGAAGTCAAGATCTCCTATCCAGCTTCT ATTCCTGCAAGCTTTTCGATTCAATTGAAAAGGGAAGCTCCAGAGCTTTGGTTGAACAAGAATAGGAGATTGCTTAACACAGAGAAACTTATTTTCAAGGCTGATAGTTTTGACCTG GTATATGTTCAAGTAACTGTGGAGACTGCTGGGGTTGTTGCACAACCAAATTCACACGAGAGAGAAGTCATACTCTTCAATATTG TTTGTGATGAATTAGTTTTGGGAATTCCACATAATGCTTGGTGGGTCGGAACCGCAGCTATTCTCTGTTTGGCATTCGCAGCGCTTATTCCGCATTTCCTCCCACTGGATCAGTGGCTTAAATACAAAAGCTCTCAATCAAATGGCGGCGAGTTAGCGAAGGTTTCATGA
- the LOC109712507 gene encoding protein YLS3-like, whose amino-acid sequence MHASSSNSLLCIFISSPLYMDTSQVLLFALLLSLSSLTVLGSDFAADRAECGDRLLGLAPCLAFVQGGGGGGVGAPAPTPSCCMGLKGVVNESPKCLCLLIKDFHEPELGFRINLTLAVSLPALCSAPAANISNCPGLLKLAPNSKEAEIFKQLGSATQPSVKRKEASGAGGGAQASSGGSRQWLGAKMVGQGGNGGAWNFLALLLSIIILFLF is encoded by the exons ATGCATGCATCTTCTTCCAATTCACTTCTCTGCATCTTCATCTCATCACCTCTATACATGGACACCTCTCAAGTGCTCCTCTTCGCACTGCTACTATCTCTAAGCTCTCTTACCGTGCTCGGCTCCGATTTTGCCGCCGACCGCGCCGAGTGCGGCGACCGCCTCCTCGGGCTGGCGCCGTGCCTGGCGTTCGTGCAGGGCGGTGGAGGCGGCGGTGTCGGCGCACCGGCCCCGACTCCGAGCTGCTGCATGGGGCTCAAGGGTGTGGTGAACGAGAGCCCCAAGTGCTTGTGCCTCCTCATTAAAGATTTCCATGAGCCGgaattagggtttaggattAATCTCACGCTTGCTGTTTCACTTCCCGCATTGTGCAGTGCTCCTGCTGCTAATATTTCTAACTGCCCCG GGCTATTGAAGCTGGCGCCGAATTCAAAAGAGGCCGAGATTTTCAAGCAACTTGGAAGTGCAACACAGCCAAGTG TGAAAAGAAAGGAAGCCAGCGGAGCCGGTGGTGGTGCACAGGCTAGCAGTGGTGGGAGCAGGCAGTGGCTGGGAGCAAAGATGGTAGGGCAAGGAGGCAATGGTGGGGCTTGGAACTTTTTGGCCCTTCTCCTTTCTATCATCATCTTATTCCTCTTCTAG
- the LOC109712508 gene encoding exocyst complex component EXO84B-like translates to MASAKSSRSRPSAPSGMLSGAGAGHSESGVQLADKLKIFKTDNFDPDAYVQSKCQTMNEKEIRHLCSYLQDLKKASAEEMRRSVYANYSAFIRTSKEISDLEGELLSIRNLLSTQAALVHGLADGVHIDSITASSEASAEDDLSSVEDREPSDVQKWSLEFPDILDVLLAERRVDEALDALDEADRIATEAKQRQTLSAAEILSLQRAISYHRQKLADQLAEATCQSSTRGVELRAAASALKRLGDGPRAHSLLLNAHNEKLQHNMQTIHPTTTSYGGAYTAALSQQVFSIISQALNDSLEVFGEESSYASELVIWATKQAEAFAQLVKRHALASCAAAGGLRAAAECVQIALGHCSLLEARGLSLSSVLLKLFRPSVEQALEANLKRIEESTAALAAADDWVLISPPSGLRASARVSTTNLALQPKLSSSAHRFNTMVQDFFEDVGPLLSLQLGGSTMDGLLKVFNSYVNLLISALPGSMEDDENLEGSGNKIVRMAETEMQQLALLANASLLAEELLPRAAMKLSPMYQTGNDDLRKRASEKNNRVPEQREWKRKLQRSVDRLRDSFCRQHALDLIFTEDGDSHLSADMYISMDNSVVEEPDWVPSPIFQELYAKLNRMASIATEMFVGRERFATLLLMRLTETVILWLSEDQSFWEDIEEGPKPLGPLGLQQFYLDMQFVILFGHGRFLSRHVHQVIIDIIERAMAAFSATGMNPDSVLPSDDWFIDVAQDTISKISGRARVANGDRELSSPTASVSAQSMSSFRSHGSS, encoded by the exons ATGGCCTCGGCGAAGTCGTCGCGATCGAGGCCCTCGGCGCCCTCGGGGATGCTctcgggggcgggggcggggcaCAGCGAGAGCGGGGTGCAGCTCGCCGACAAGCTCAAGATCTTCAAGACCGACAACTTCGACCCCGACGCCTACGTCCAATCCAAGTGCCAGACCATGAACGAGAAG GAAATAAGGCACCTGTGCTCTTATCTGCAAGATCTAAAGAAGGCTTCTGCTGAAGAGATGCGCAGAAGTGTTTACGCTAACTATTCAGCATTCATTAG AACCTCAAAGGAGATATCAGATCTAGAAGGCGAGCTTCTATCCATTAGAAATCTTCTATCTACCCAGGCAGCTTTAGTTCATGGTTTAGCCGACGGAGTTCACATTGATTCTATTACTGCTAGCTCTGAAGCTTCTGCAGAAGATGATCTATCCAGTGTCGAAGATCGAGAACCTTCAGATGTACAGAAATGGTCGCTAGAGTTCCCCGACATACTCGATGTTCTACTAGCTGAGAGGAGAGTGGATGAAgctttggatgccctagatgaAGCTGACCGCATAGCCACAGAAGCCAAACAAAGACAGACTTTAAGTGCAGCCGAAATTTTATCACTACAGAGGGCTATTTCTTACCATCGTCAGAAATTAGCAGATCAGCTTGCCGAAGCCACCTGCCAATCTTCGACCCGTGGAGTTGAACTCCGCGCAGCAGCCTCTGCCCTCAAGAGGCTCGGGGATGGGCCCCGTGCTCACAGCTTGCTGCTTAATGCTCATAATGAGAAGCTTCAACATAATATGCAGACGATTCATCCAACCACCACTTCATATGGGGGAGCGTACACTGCAGCTCTATCCCAGCAGGTGTTCTCTATTATTTCTCAGGCTCTTAATGACTCTTTAGAGGTTTTTGGTGAAGAATCATCATATGCGTCAGAATTGGTTATATGGGCTACAAAACAGGCAGAGGCTTTTGCCCAACTTGTAAAGAGGCATGCCTTAGCCTCTTGTGCTGCTGCTGGAGGGTTAAGAGCAGCTGCAGAGTGTGTTCAGATTGCTCTTGGCCACTGTTCTTTGCTGGAGGCCCGTGGCCTTTCGCTTTCTTCGGTTCTCCTGAAGTTGTTCAGGCCCAGTGTTGAGCAAGCACTAGAGGCTAATTTGAAGAGGATTGAAGAGAGTACTGCTGCTTTAGCTGCCGCTGATGATTGGGTGCTTATTAGTCCTCCTTCTGGTTTACGTGCTTCTGCTAGAGTGTCTACGACAAATTTAGCTCTTCAGCCGAAACTTTCTAGCAGTGCACATCGTTTCAATACTATGGTTCAG GATTTCTTTGAGGATGTAGGGCCGCTCCTTAGTTTGCAGTTAGGTGGATCCACGATGGATGGCCTTCTTAAAGTTTTCAACTCGTATGTTAATTTGCTCATAAGTGCATTACCAGGTTCAATGGAAGATGACGAGAACCTGGAAGGTTCTGGAAACAAAATTGTTAGGATGGCAGAGACCGAAATGCAGCAGCTAGCGTTGCTTGCTAATGCTTCTTTATTAGCAGAAGAGTTGCTGCCTCGAGCGGCCATGAAGCTTTCTCCAATGTACCAGACTGGTAATGATGATCTTCGTAAAAGAGCTTCAGAAAAGAATAACCGTGTACCTGAGCAAAGAGAATGGAAAAGAAAGCTACAACGTTCCGTTGATAGGTTGAGAGATAGTTTCTGTAGGCAGCACGCTCTTGACCTCATATTCACAGAGGATGGTGACAGCCATTTGAGTGCAGATATGTACATTAGTATGGATAATAGTGTTGTTGAAGAGCCAGACTGGGTTCCTTCCCCAATCTTTCAG GAACTATATGCAAAACTAAATAGGATGGCGAGCATAGCTACAGAAATGTTTGTCGGCAGGGAAAGGTTTGCTACATTGTTACTGATGAGACTTACTGAGACAGTCATATTATGGCTCTCAGAAGATCAGAGCTTCTGGGAAGACATTGAAGAGGGACCAAAACCTTTGGGTCCTCTTGGTCTTCAACag TTCTATTTGGATATGCAGTTTGTGATCCTTTTTGGACATGGCCGATTCTTGTCACGGCATGTTCATCAAGTTATAATTGACATCATTGAAAGAGCTATGGCCGCATTTTCTGCTACCGGCATGAACCCAGACAG TGTACTTCCTAGTGATGATTGGTTCATCGATGTTGCCCAAGATACAATAAGTAAGATAAGTGGAAGAGCGAGGGTTGCAAATGGAGATAGGGAACTTAGCAGCCCAACTGCCTCCGTTTCGGCACAATCCATGTCATCATTCAGATCACATGGTAGTTCCTGA
- the LOC109713181 gene encoding F-box protein At3g58530, producing the protein MAAEWGEGEGEGEGAAAAAAATWCGETVPRVMAIVSERGFLPQRDVHSLLLVSTSCYRALLSIPAPALWEVLDLHEMKNAGDRLVSALSLPRYRHVKMINLEFAQDIEDRHLLLLKSKGIDLLQDLETLNLNACQKISDKGIDAITSISPNLRALSIYWNVGLTDLSIQYIVKNCRQIVDLNLSGCKKISDKSLHLIADNYQGLESLNITRCIKLTDDGLQQILLKCSSLQSLNLYALSSFTDKAYEKIAFLSNLRFLDLCGAQNLSDEGLSCIARCAKLVSLNLTWCVCVTDVGVVAIAQGCRSLEFLSLFGIIGVTDASLEALSKSCSKTLTTLDVYGCTGIKRRSHSDLLQLFLNLKCFKVHS; encoded by the exons ATGGCGGCGgagtggggagagggagagggagagggagagggagcggcggcggcggcggcggcgacatGGTGTGGGGAGACGGTGCCCCGCGTGATGGCGATCGTGAGCGAGAGGGGGTTTCTCCCGCAGCGCGACGTCCACTCCCTTCTCCTCGTTAGCACCTCGTGCTACCGCGCCCTCCTCTCCATCCCCGCCCCCGCCCTCTGGGAG GTTCTTGATCTGCATGAGATGAAAAACGCAGGAGATCGACTTGTTTCTGCACTTTCACTG CCCAGGTATCGACATGTGAAAATGATTAACCTTGAATTTGCCCAAGATATTGAAGATAGACATCTACTTCTTTTGAAAAGCAAG GGAATTGATTTACTTCAAGATTTGGAGACTCTAAATCTGAATGCATGTCAGAAGATCTCCGACAAAGGAATTGATGCTATAACCAGCATTTCTCCAAATCTTCGGGCTCTCTCTATTTATTGGAATGTTGG GCTAACTGACTTAAGCATACAGTACATCGTGAAGAACTGCAGACAGATAGTTGACTTGAACTTGAGTGGTTGTAAG AAAATTTCAGATAAAAGTTTGCATCTAATAGCTGATAACTACCAAGGATTGGAGAGTTTGAATATCACCAG GTGCATCAAGTTAACAGATGATGGATTGCAACAGATACTTCTAAAATGTTCTTCCCTTCAAAGTTTGAATCTCTATGCCCTTTCCAG CTTCACCGACAAAGCTTATGAAAAGATAGCATTTCTATCTAATTTGAGATTCCTAGACCTTTGTGGAGCCCAG AATCTAAGTGATGAAGGTCTTTCCTGTATAGCGAGATGCGCAAAGTTGGTTTCTCTCAATTTGACTTG GTGTGTATGTGTCACTGATGTGGGAGTGGTAGCTATTGCACAAGGCTGTAGGTCTCTTGAGTTTCTTAG CTTGTTTGGAATTATTGGTGTGACTGATGCTTCTCTTGAGGCCCTATCAAAGTCTTGCTCGAAAACTCTAACGACTCTTGATGTATATGGATGTACTGGCATTAAG